In the Centroberyx gerrardi isolate f3 chromosome 9, fCenGer3.hap1.cur.20231027, whole genome shotgun sequence genome, one interval contains:
- the srek1ip1 gene encoding protein SREK1IP1, translated as MALPGPNKDNIRAGCKKCGYPGHLTFECRNFVRVDPQKDIVLDVSSTSSEESEDDLPEALRNEKLGRSGQHARGSHDDDQKERHKQRSSRDRKSEKRSYSSSSDEEATKKKKKQSRSDSSSDEEERRKKKKKLKSHKKKSKKNKREHGKHHKKKQKKSKQESSSSSSSASSDSD; from the exons GTCCCAATAAGGACAACATCAGAGCTGGGTGCAAGAAATGTGGTTATC CGGGCCACCTGACGTTTGAGTGCCGGAACTTTGTCCGAGTCGACCCCCAGAAGGACATCGTTCTGGACGTAAGCAGCACCAGCAGTGAGGAGAGCGAGGACGACTTACCTGAGGCCCTCCGCAATGAGAAGCTGGGACGCAGTGGGCAGCATGCCAGAG GTTCCCATGATGACgatcagaaagagagacacaaacagaggagcagcagagataGAAAATCAGAAAAGAG ATCTTACTCGTCATCAAGTGACGAGGAGGCcacgaagaagaaaaagaaacaaagcagGTCTGACTCATCGAGCGacgaagaggagaggaggaagaagaagaagaaacttaaAAGCCAcaagaagaaaagcaaaaagaacaaaagggAGCATGGGAAGCATCacaagaagaagcagaagaagagtaaaCAGGAGtcttcctccagcagctccagtgcgTCTTCAGACAGTGACTGA